From the Lysinibacillus fusiformis genome, the window TCAATGCCACCTAGCATCGCAATGACAAATGCTGGACCAATAAGTTGTTGTAATCGTTCAAGCGTGATGTTCGGTAAGGCAAAATGAGGTAATGTATTAGGAATTTGACCATAAGCTGTTGCAATGGTAGCAACTTGTCCTGAAAAGAAGAAAGTTGCCACAAGTGTAGAGACAACGATACCCGCTAATGCACCAGGAACCTTTGGAAAAAATTTTGGTGTGATCAATATTGTCACCAAGCATAGGACGGCAGTAAGAATACTATACATATTTGTCGTACCAAGCTGCTTCATGATTTCCTGAATATTGGCGATAAAATACTCGTGCCTTTTAACATTTGATAGTCCTAAAAAGTTGGCAATTTGACCTGTAAAAATAATCACAGCTATACCTGCTGTAAAGCCAACTGTTACAGGACGTGGAATAAATTTAATTAAAGTCCCTAGCTTAAAAAAGCCCATGACACAAAGCATAATCCCTGCCATTAAACCCGCAAGCAATAAATCTTCATAGCCATAAGTAAGAACAATGCCCAATAGAATTGGCACAAACGCCCCAGTTGGCCCACCTATTTGATATTTGGATCCACCAAAAAGAGAAATAAGAATACCTGCAATACATGCCGTATAGATCCCATATTCAGGTTTCACACCCGATGCGATGGCAAAGGACATGGCAAGTGGAATAGCAACGATTCCGACAATAATTCCTGACAATAAATCCTTCTTTACATGATGAACTGAATACCCTTCAAAGCGTCCTGTAAACAGTGACTTCATAGATAAATCTTCCCTTCGAAATAATAAGCAAAGCCCAATTTTTCATCATCATTGATTTACTTATTCTCTTCGTCACCTTCATTACTTGTCATTTCCTCTAATCTCGAAATGGTATGAACCAAATGGTTATTAAAAATATCCTTTGCCACCCCAAGTAATGCACCAATCATTGGGTCACTTAAAGAATAATAAACTTTTTTTCCTTCCTTCACGCCATAAACGATATTTTTGGCACGTAATACACTTAATTGCTGAGAAACTGCGGAACCCTCCTTCTCTAAGCAATCTTGAATCTCATTGACACTTTTATGACCATCCACAAGGAGTTCAAGTATTCTGATGCGTAACGGATGTGCTAATGCTTTAAAAAAATCCGCCTTAAACTGTTGTAAGCCCTCTTCCATAAAAACCCCTCCACATAACTACATATTCAAATATTTGAATATGTATGATTGTAATCCTGTCACAAGAATTTTTCAATATCTACTATTAAAAAAAGAGCAAAACCAAGTGCTTAACACTCGTCTTTGCTCTTTTCATTGCGACACGATTAATCTGTTACTATTTTGTTCTTCTTTAAAGGGTAATCGTAAGTTAGACATGGAATAATTGCCAATAGTACAATGACCACTAATGTTAAAACAAGAGGAATCATGCCAAATTGATCCACCATAATACCGCCAAATAGTGGACCAATCATCCGTCCTCCAGTGGCAGCACTATTGATAATGCCTTGATAGAACCCTTGTCGACCCCTTGGTGCCAGTTGATTAGCAATCGTTGGTAATGCCGGGGTATAAAACATTTC encodes:
- a CDS encoding ArsR/SmtB family transcription factor; its protein translation is MEEGLQQFKADFFKALAHPLRIRILELLVDGHKSVNEIQDCLEKEGSAVSQQLSVLRAKNIVYGVKEGKKVYYSLSDPMIGALLGVAKDIFNNHLVHTISRLEEMTSNEGDEENK